Proteins encoded within one genomic window of Synechococcus sp. PCC 7335:
- the xth gene encoding exodeoxyribonuclease III, translated as MKVTSWNVNSIRTRLEQVTQWLQANPVDVLCLQETKVVDKDFPAQAFIDIGYHAYFYGQKSYNGVALVSRAPLESVQMGFGAILDEATVGDLDAQKRVISGVLGNVRIVNLYVPNGSSINSEKYEYKLSWLALLKQYLVHQLEAHPKLNVCGDFNIALENKDIYTDKNRDKHIMSSPVERQTLRDVLSVGLSDAFRKFTDEGGHFSWWDYRTNSFARNTGWRIDHHYLSPSLYEIATSCTIDTVPRGLERPSDHAPVTVEY; from the coding sequence ATGAAAGTCACCTCCTGGAATGTCAACTCCATTCGCACTCGTCTAGAGCAGGTTACTCAATGGCTACAAGCGAATCCTGTTGATGTTCTTTGTCTTCAAGAAACCAAAGTTGTCGACAAAGATTTTCCGGCGCAAGCGTTCATAGATATCGGCTACCACGCTTACTTCTATGGCCAGAAATCTTATAACGGCGTCGCCCTAGTGAGTAGAGCACCTCTAGAATCGGTGCAGATGGGCTTTGGAGCCATTCTGGATGAAGCTACTGTTGGCGATTTAGATGCCCAGAAAAGAGTTATCAGCGGCGTTCTTGGCAATGTGCGAATTGTTAATCTCTACGTTCCTAATGGCTCGTCTATCAACAGCGAGAAATATGAATACAAGCTTAGCTGGCTCGCCTTGCTAAAACAATATCTAGTTCACCAGCTAGAAGCGCATCCCAAACTTAACGTCTGCGGCGATTTTAATATCGCCCTCGAAAATAAAGATATTTATACAGACAAAAACAGAGATAAACACATTATGTCTTCCCCTGTCGAAAGACAAACCCTTCGCGATGTGCTCTCTGTTGGTCTATCCGACGCCTTTCGAAAATTCACAGACGAAGGCGGTCATTTTAGCTGGTGGGACTATCGCACCAACTCTTTCGCTCGCAATACGGGTTGGCGCATTGACCATCACTACCTTTCACCCTCGCTCTACGAAATAGCAACGAGTTGCACGATCGATACCGTTCCTCGTGGGTTAGAAAGGCCCAGTGATCACGCTCCGGTGACAGTAGAGTACTAG
- the lipA gene encoding lipoyl synthase, which translates to MSMSRDRTSPDPLLEIQSSERQSMSRQMRSEILAMPTWLRRPIGKASDISAVQKVVKQRQIHTICEEGRCPNRGECYANQTATFLLMGPTCTRSCAFCQVDKGHVPMPLDPDEPMKVAESVKLLGLKYAVLTAVARDDLADGGASWFVKTMAAIRQLNSQTEIEVLTPDFWGGPDAQVQQRLRVEKVVAARPACFNHNIETVKRLQGPVRRGAKYERSLDVLRYVKAADSTIPTKSGLMVGHGETLSELVEAMEDLRSAQCDRLTIGQYMRPSLAHLPVQKYWTPAEFEQLGAIARDLGFSHVRSGPLVRSSYHAGEQP; encoded by the coding sequence ATGTCTATGTCTCGCGATCGCACCTCTCCTGATCCGTTGCTAGAGATTCAATCGAGTGAAAGGCAATCTATGAGTAGACAGATGCGGTCTGAGATTCTAGCGATGCCGACTTGGCTGCGTCGACCGATCGGAAAGGCAAGCGATATATCCGCTGTGCAAAAGGTAGTAAAGCAGCGGCAAATTCACACAATTTGCGAGGAAGGACGTTGTCCAAATCGAGGTGAATGCTATGCCAATCAAACGGCGACTTTTTTGCTAATGGGGCCAACTTGCACCCGGAGCTGTGCGTTTTGCCAGGTGGATAAGGGGCATGTGCCAATGCCATTAGACCCAGACGAACCAATGAAGGTAGCAGAGTCTGTAAAGTTACTCGGTTTAAAGTATGCGGTCTTAACGGCAGTGGCCCGTGATGATCTAGCCGATGGCGGTGCTAGTTGGTTTGTCAAGACAATGGCTGCTATTCGTCAGCTGAATTCGCAAACAGAAATTGAGGTGTTGACTCCGGACTTTTGGGGAGGGCCTGATGCCCAAGTTCAACAGCGGCTGAGGGTAGAAAAGGTTGTAGCTGCTCGTCCAGCCTGTTTTAATCACAATATAGAGACCGTAAAGCGCTTGCAAGGACCGGTGCGAAGAGGTGCGAAGTACGAGCGATCGCTAGATGTCTTACGCTATGTGAAGGCCGCTGATTCTACTATTCCAACTAAATCAGGACTGATGGTAGGCCACGGTGAAACGCTATCAGAGCTCGTAGAGGCGATGGAAGATCTAAGGAGCGCGCAATGCGATCGTCTCACTATCGGTCAATATATGCGTCCATCTCTGGCTCATCTTCCGGTTCAAAAGTACTGGACGCCAGCAGAGTTTGAGCAGTTAGGTGCGATCGCTCGCGATTTAGGCTTCTCTCATGTTCGCTCTGGCCCACTCGTGCGTAGCTCATATCACGCGGGTGAACAGCCCTAG
- a CDS encoding PleD family two-component system response regulator — MANHKILVIDDSRVIRARVRDMLPNGNFEVIEATDGIEGIDAIRNQKPNLIMLDFLLPRKSGYEVYQEIQAVPEFQSIPLVMMSGRREELTEKISEPFEFFEFIEKPFEQKELIGAIKGAMAKARRARPQTLTPTAASDEDTSTEFAVLQTQVEAIAQEVAALKAQNNEILAFIKEKLA, encoded by the coding sequence GTGGCCAATCACAAAATTTTAGTAATCGACGATAGCAGAGTCATCCGCGCTCGGGTACGTGATATGTTACCGAACGGAAATTTTGAAGTCATCGAAGCGACCGACGGAATCGAAGGCATTGATGCCATCCGCAATCAAAAGCCAAACCTAATCATGCTGGACTTTTTGTTGCCTAGGAAGAGCGGCTACGAAGTTTATCAGGAAATCCAGGCAGTCCCTGAATTTCAAAGCATCCCGTTGGTGATGATGTCAGGCCGCCGCGAAGAGCTAACGGAAAAGATTAGCGAACCCTTCGAATTCTTTGAATTTATTGAAAAACCCTTTGAGCAAAAAGAGCTAATCGGTGCAATCAAAGGAGCGATGGCTAAAGCTCGCAGGGCACGACCTCAAACACTCACGCCCACAGCAGCTAGCGATGAAGACACTTCTACTGAATTTGCAGTCCTACAAACGCAAGTTGAAGCGATCGCTCAAGAAGTCGCTGCTCTCAAGGCTCAAAACAACGAGATTCTTGCGTTTATTAAAGAAAAGCTAGCATAA
- a CDS encoding DUF3122 domain-containing protein — protein sequence MISLLMISPPVISLPVASLHTYNEKPEQTTFRSKQSLRDRTDRSWQIILFKRYESEQLQGLYLRLVGFPGLVTVDSKKPLMIATGSSLQWQATAELDRQTAELPDYAGQYNVATVLSDLSGDIPLQMNITLGDGSTAEIVVPPFAVHEWRELAALAPDVSAI from the coding sequence ATGATCTCACTGCTTATGATCTCGCCGCCCGTGATCTCTCTGCCTGTAGCTTCATTGCACACTTACAACGAGAAACCCGAACAGACAACCTTTCGCTCGAAGCAGAGTTTGCGCGATCGCACTGACCGGTCTTGGCAAATCATCCTCTTCAAACGATACGAGTCAGAGCAGCTACAAGGACTCTACCTCAGACTTGTAGGCTTTCCAGGACTGGTCACCGTCGATAGCAAAAAACCCCTCATGATTGCTACCGGGTCTAGTTTGCAGTGGCAAGCGACCGCTGAGTTAGATCGTCAAACCGCAGAATTACCCGACTACGCAGGACAGTACAATGTTGCCACAGTTCTATCAGATCTTTCAGGCGACATTCCTTTGCAAATGAACATTACTTTGGGTGACGGTAGCACCGCCGAGATAGTGGTTCCTCCGTTTGCCGTCCACGAGTGGCGAGAGCTAGCAGCACTCGCTCCTGACGTTTCTGCTATCTGA